The following are encoded together in the Roseobacter denitrificans OCh 114 genome:
- a CDS encoding DUF2062 domain-containing protein, with protein sequence MVFKRRDPKSWPRAVLETLWPRGGWARAFHYVKHRMRRLPDSPERIARGIFAGVFASFTPFYGFHFFIAAGLAFVMRGNVIASLMATFFGNPLTYVPIGVAALSSGHWILGDPVDEGIHRSFGGKFADAAADLHHNFVAMFTDDTADWSHLRVFYDEIFFPYMVGGFVSGIFFGAVCYYLSVPLIRVYQKRRKGLIKNKLEAIKAKAASKAEAKRKAERPPAGE encoded by the coding sequence TTGGTTTTTAAACGCAGAGATCCGAAAAGCTGGCCGCGTGCCGTGCTGGAAACTTTGTGGCCACGGGGTGGGTGGGCCCGCGCGTTTCACTATGTCAAGCATCGCATGCGCAGGCTGCCGGACAGCCCCGAACGCATCGCGCGTGGCATATTCGCGGGTGTTTTCGCGTCTTTCACGCCATTTTACGGCTTCCACTTTTTTATCGCGGCGGGACTGGCCTTTGTGATGCGGGGCAATGTCATTGCGTCCCTGATGGCGACGTTCTTTGGCAACCCGCTGACCTATGTGCCGATCGGTGTGGCGGCTCTGTCCTCGGGTCACTGGATTCTCGGGGATCCGGTGGATGAGGGCATTCACCGCTCCTTTGGCGGCAAATTCGCGGACGCGGCGGCAGATCTGCATCATAACTTCGTTGCGATGTTCACGGATGATACGGCAGACTGGTCGCATCTGCGGGTTTTCTATGACGAGATTTTCTTTCCCTATATGGTCGGCGGGTTCGTGTCGGGTATTTTCTTTGGCGCGGTGTGTTACTATTTGTCAGTGCCGCTGATCCGCGTATATCAAAAGCGACGCAAGGGTTTGATCAAAAACAAACTTGAGGCGATCAAGGCCAAAGCGGCCAGCAAAGCAGAGGCGAAACGAAAAGCGGAGCGTCCGCCCGCCGGGGAGTGA
- a CDS encoding pyridoxine 5'-phosphate synthase — MSDQKKLRLGVNIDHVATVRNARGGAYPDPLRAARIAEEAGADGITAHLREDRRHISDADIEGLMDVLSVPLNFEMAATDEMQQIALRHKPHAVCIVPEKREERTTEGGLEVAREENVLAHFIAPLREAGCRVSIFIAAEQRQIEAAHRIGAEVIELHTGAYCDAHAEGDFAQRDAELARLRDMATFAHGLGLEVHAGHGLTYDTVQPIAAFPEVIELNIGHFLIGESIFRGLEPAIAEMRRLMDAARA, encoded by the coding sequence ATGTCCGATCAAAAAAAACTGCGTCTTGGCGTGAATATCGACCATGTGGCGACGGTGCGCAATGCGCGCGGGGGGGCCTATCCTGATCCGCTGCGCGCGGCCCGCATTGCCGAAGAGGCTGGCGCGGATGGCATCACGGCGCATCTGCGCGAAGACCGCCGTCACATTTCGGATGCGGATATCGAAGGGTTGATGGATGTGCTGAGCGTGCCGCTCAATTTCGAGATGGCAGCGACGGATGAGATGCAACAGATCGCCCTGCGCCATAAACCGCACGCGGTGTGCATTGTGCCCGAAAAGCGCGAAGAGCGCACGACCGAAGGCGGTCTTGAGGTCGCCCGCGAGGAAAACGTGCTGGCCCATTTCATTGCGCCGCTGCGCGAGGCCGGGTGCCGGGTGTCGATCTTTATCGCTGCAGAGCAACGTCAGATCGAAGCGGCGCACCGGATCGGGGCCGAGGTCATCGAACTGCACACCGGTGCCTATTGCGACGCCCATGCCGAAGGGGATTTCGCACAGCGCGATGCGGAACTGGCGCGTCTGAGGGATATGGCCACCTTTGCGCATGGGTTGGGCCTTGAGGTCCACGCAGGCCACGGGCTGACCTATGACACCGTGCAGCCCATTGCCGCTTTTCCCGAAGTGATCGAACTCAACATCGGACATTTCCTGATTGGTGAAAGCATCTTTCGTGGGCTGGAACCCGCCATCGCAGAAATGCGCCGCCTGATGGATGCGGCGCGGGCATGA
- a CDS encoding LysE family translocator, whose product MTDAMFLLPLPLILLGWVIGGGSPGPATLAISGTSMQMGRRSGLTVAAGIVVGSACWGITAGLGFSAIMMNNAWLFEIMRYVGAAYLMYLALKSLRSAWHGGVVEIPSVSGRKLFLKGLMLHLTNPKAVLGWGAIYAIALAPGADHASVWSLFAALICASSAVFFGYAILFSAAPIARAYTRAKRGFEAAFGFLFAFASFKILTTRLA is encoded by the coding sequence ATGACAGACGCAATGTTTTTGTTGCCTTTGCCGCTTATCCTGTTGGGATGGGTCATCGGCGGGGGAAGCCCCGGGCCGGCGACACTCGCAATCTCGGGCACTTCAATGCAAATGGGGCGCCGGTCCGGGCTCACCGTGGCCGCGGGTATCGTTGTCGGCTCAGCATGTTGGGGTATCACCGCCGGTTTGGGCTTTTCTGCTATCATGATGAACAACGCGTGGCTTTTTGAAATCATGCGATATGTCGGTGCTGCCTATTTGATGTATCTTGCACTGAAATCCCTGCGCTCGGCATGGCACGGTGGCGTGGTCGAGATACCGTCTGTTTCAGGACGCAAACTTTTCCTCAAAGGACTTATGCTTCACCTGACCAACCCCAAGGCGGTTCTCGGGTGGGGCGCAATTTACGCGATTGCATTGGCACCAGGCGCAGACCACGCATCTGTCTGGAGTTTGTTTGCCGCCCTGATCTGCGCATCGAGCGCCGTATTTTTCGGGTATGCGATCCTTTTCTCTGCGGCACCCATTGCGCGGGCGTACACGCGTGCCAAGCGCGGTTTTGAGGCGGCGTTTGGTTTCCTGTTTGCATTTGCCAGTTTCAAGATCCTGACGACACGGCTGGCATGA
- the acpS gene encoding holo-ACP synthase, with translation MILGIGTDLANIERIARTLDRFGDRFRNRVFTDIEQVKAERRKDVAGTYAKRWAAKEACSKALGTGLAMGIAWKDMSVTNLKSGQPVMHVTGWAQERLAAMTPPGHEAVIHVTLTDDHPWAQAFVVIEALPLKS, from the coding sequence ATGATCCTTGGCATCGGCACGGATCTTGCGAATATTGAGCGTATCGCGCGCACGCTGGACCGCTTTGGGGACAGGTTTCGCAACCGGGTTTTCACCGATATTGAACAGGTCAAGGCGGAGCGGCGCAAGGATGTTGCTGGCACCTATGCAAAACGCTGGGCGGCAAAAGAGGCGTGTTCCAAGGCGCTTGGCACTGGCCTTGCCATGGGGATCGCGTGGAAGGACATGTCGGTCACCAACCTCAAATCCGGCCAGCCCGTCATGCATGTCACCGGATGGGCCCAAGAGCGGTTGGCGGCGATGACCCCGCCCGGTCATGAAGCGGTGATCCACGTCACACTGACCGATGATCACCCATGGGCGCAGGCCTTTGTGGTGATCGAGGCCTTGCCCCTCAAAAGCTGA
- the lepB gene encoding signal peptidase I, producing the protein MAAKEEKTSGNAIVETIKTIVYALLIAGVFRTLFFQPFWIPSGSMKETLLVGDFLFVNKMAYGYSYASCPSIIMPRFGINIDAKNICGFLDGDNTRILGGEPERGDVIVFRHPVSGRDYIKRLIGLPGDTVQMRDSIVYINGVEAPQEPAGNFVEVMEPQGPEGRRPRCSNGPVGDGGDCLKARAIETLPNGVSHTVLDIGPQASDRTGVYTVPAGHYFFIGDNRDNSADSRLARQVRGVGFVPYENLIGRADRVMFSSAGRSMLFFWTWRGDRFFKRVE; encoded by the coding sequence ATGGCCGCCAAAGAAGAGAAGACATCCGGAAACGCGATTGTCGAGACGATCAAGACGATCGTCTATGCCCTGCTGATTGCGGGTGTTTTCCGCACACTGTTCTTTCAGCCCTTCTGGATTCCGTCGGGCTCGATGAAGGAAACGTTGCTGGTGGGCGATTTTCTCTTTGTGAACAAGATGGCCTATGGCTATTCCTATGCCTCCTGTCCCAGCATCATCATGCCGCGCTTTGGCATCAACATCGACGCCAAGAACATCTGCGGGTTTCTGGACGGGGACAACACGCGCATTCTGGGGGGAGAGCCCGAGCGCGGCGATGTGATCGTTTTCCGCCATCCGGTGTCGGGGCGCGATTATATCAAACGTCTGATCGGCTTGCCCGGTGACACCGTGCAGATGCGCGACAGCATCGTCTATATCAACGGTGTAGAAGCCCCGCAGGAACCCGCCGGGAACTTTGTCGAGGTGATGGAGCCGCAGGGGCCGGAAGGGCGCAGGCCGCGCTGTTCAAATGGCCCGGTCGGTGACGGGGGCGACTGCCTCAAGGCGCGCGCGATCGAGACCCTGCCGAACGGGGTCAGCCACACGGTGCTGGACATCGGGCCACAGGCGTCTGACCGCACGGGTGTCTATACGGTGCCCGCAGGGCATTATTTCTTCATCGGGGACAACCGCGACAATTCCGCCGACAGCCGTCTGGCGCGGCAGGTGCGTGGCGTCGGGTTTGTGCCTTACGAAAATCTGATCGGGCGGGCAGACCGGGTGATGTTCTCCTCCGCGGGACGGTCCATGTTGTTTTTCTGGACATGGCGCGGTGATCGTTTCTTCAAGAGGGTGGAGTGA
- the rnc gene encoding ribonuclease III yields MKLSAELKSFQKRLGHQFNQPALLAQAVTHASMSTANRGDNQRMEFLGDRVLGLVMAEALLRLDNNATEGQLAPRFNALVRKETCADVAREIDLGAVLRLGRSEMLSGGRRKQALLGDAIEAVIAAVYQDAGFDAARALILRLWGDRVHEVEEDARDPKTALQEWAQARGLQPPRYEEVSRKGPDHAPIFTISVRISTGETDQATAGSKRQAEQAAAQALLAKLETSG; encoded by the coding sequence GTGAAACTCTCGGCGGAACTGAAGTCCTTTCAAAAGCGGCTCGGGCATCAGTTTAACCAACCGGCGCTTTTGGCTCAGGCGGTAACGCATGCCTCCATGTCCACGGCAAACCGGGGCGACAATCAGCGCATGGAGTTTCTGGGTGACCGGGTGCTGGGTCTGGTCATGGCCGAAGCCTTGCTGAGGCTGGACAATAACGCCACCGAAGGGCAGCTTGCTCCGCGTTTCAATGCCCTCGTGCGCAAAGAAACCTGCGCCGATGTTGCGCGCGAAATCGACCTTGGGGCGGTTTTGCGTCTGGGGCGTTCCGAGATGCTGTCGGGCGGGCGGCGCAAGCAGGCACTCTTGGGCGATGCCATCGAGGCAGTGATTGCGGCCGTTTATCAGGATGCGGGATTTGATGCGGCGCGCGCTCTGATCCTGCGGCTCTGGGGCGACCGGGTTCACGAGGTCGAGGAAGACGCGCGCGATCCCAAAACCGCGCTGCAGGAATGGGCGCAGGCCCGCGGTCTGCAGCCCCCCCGCTACGAAGAGGTGAGCCGCAAGGGCCCCGACCACGCCCCGATTTTCACGATTTCCGTGCGGATCAGCACCGGGGAAACGGATCAGGCCACGGCCGGGTCAAAGCGGCAGGCCGAACAAGCCGCGGCACAGGCCTTGCTGGCCAAACTGGAGACAAGCGGATGA
- the era gene encoding GTPase Era, with product MSTRAGFVALIGEPNAGKSTLLNRMVGAKVSIVTHKVQTTRARIRGVAMEGDSQIVFVDTPGLFQPRRRLDRAMVAAAWSGAADADVVVLLVEAHRGVTEGVERVLEGLAEVGQGRMVALAINKIDRVQAEALLALSKDLNERYDFVETFMISAERGHGVDTLRAWLAGKVPEGPWLYPEDQIADLPMRTIAAEMTREKLTLRLHQELPYQMTVETEGWEERKDGSARIDQLIYVVRDGHKGIVLGHKGETIKAVSKAAREELEEFLGRRVHLFLQVKVRPNWLDEAERYTQMGLEFKDGNV from the coding sequence ATGAGTACACGTGCAGGATTTGTCGCACTGATCGGGGAGCCGAACGCGGGAAAGTCGACCTTGCTCAACCGCATGGTCGGGGCAAAGGTGTCGATTGTCACGCATAAGGTGCAGACCACGCGCGCGCGCATTCGCGGCGTGGCCATGGAGGGCGACAGCCAGATTGTTTTCGTGGACACACCCGGTCTTTTCCAGCCGCGCAGACGGCTTGACCGGGCCATGGTGGCCGCCGCATGGAGCGGGGCAGCGGATGCGGATGTGGTTGTGTTGCTGGTTGAGGCGCATCGCGGTGTGACCGAGGGTGTTGAGCGTGTCCTTGAGGGGCTGGCCGAGGTCGGGCAGGGCCGGATGGTCGCGCTGGCCATCAACAAGATTGACCGGGTACAGGCCGAAGCCTTGCTGGCGCTCAGCAAAGACCTGAATGAGCGCTATGATTTTGTCGAAACCTTCATGATTTCGGCGGAGCGGGGGCACGGTGTGGACACGCTGCGCGCATGGCTTGCGGGCAAGGTGCCGGAGGGGCCGTGGCTGTATCCGGAAGACCAGATTGCAGACCTGCCCATGCGTACCATCGCTGCCGAGATGACGCGCGAGAAGCTGACGCTGCGCCTGCATCAGGAACTGCCCTATCAGATGACAGTTGAGACGGAAGGCTGGGAAGAGCGCAAAGACGGCTCTGCCCGGATCGACCAGCTGATTTATGTGGTGCGCGATGGTCACAAGGGCATCGTTCTGGGCCACAAAGGCGAAACCATCAAAGCCGTGTCCAAAGCCGCGCGCGAGGAACTGGAAGAATTCCTTGGCCGGCGCGTGCACTTGTTCCTGCAGGTCAAGGTCCGCCCGAATTGGCTGGATGAAGCGGAAAGATACACGCAGATGGGTCTGGAGTTCAAAGACGGCAATGTCTGA
- a CDS encoding DUF1491 family protein, which translates to MPQLTARFWVDAYLTRLRAQDIPAFVVSHGDDTAGSVLVKLNTLDGAATLFQRRYDLLQDSRAWEVILTESEAEVDAAIARQRGFDPDLWVIEVEDRAGRHLLDTPGLA; encoded by the coding sequence ATGCCCCAGCTGACGGCGCGGTTCTGGGTCGATGCCTATCTGACACGGCTCAGGGCGCAGGATATCCCTGCCTTTGTGGTGTCGCATGGCGACGATACCGCAGGCAGCGTGCTGGTGAAACTCAACACCTTGGATGGTGCCGCCACCCTCTTTCAACGCCGCTATGACCTGCTGCAGGACAGCCGTGCCTGGGAGGTCATCCTGACGGAGTCCGAAGCCGAAGTGGATGCGGCCATCGCGCGGCAACGCGGTTTTGACCCGGATCTCTGGGTGATCGAGGTTGAAGACCGCGCCGGGCGGCACCTGCTTGATACACCCGGTTTGGCCTGA
- the recO gene encoding DNA repair protein RecO, whose protein sequence is MEWREEGILLSTRRHGESAAIIEVFTPSHGRHAGVVRGGTSRKIAPILQPGAQLDLTWRARLEDHIGSFLVEPVRSRAAAAMGDRLALAGLNAVTALLGFCLPEREAHRPLYVETERLLDLLGEGEIWPLAYLRWEVQLLHDMGYALALEACAVTGQRDDLIYVSPKSGRAVSAKGAGDWADRLLPLPPILRGIGGGPDAEIAQAFITTGYFLTEHLARDLGGKPLPEARARFVETFSRRL, encoded by the coding sequence ATGGAATGGCGCGAGGAAGGCATATTGCTCAGCACGCGCCGCCATGGTGAAAGTGCCGCGATCATCGAAGTTTTTACCCCCTCACATGGGCGTCATGCCGGGGTGGTGCGCGGTGGCACCAGCCGCAAGATCGCGCCGATCCTGCAACCAGGCGCGCAGCTTGACCTGACCTGGCGCGCGCGGCTCGAAGATCACATCGGCAGTTTTCTCGTTGAACCCGTGCGCAGCCGCGCCGCCGCCGCGATGGGGGACCGGCTGGCGCTCGCAGGCCTGAATGCGGTAACGGCGCTATTGGGGTTCTGCCTGCCGGAACGCGAAGCGCATCGCCCATTATACGTTGAGACCGAGCGTTTGCTGGATCTGCTGGGGGAAGGGGAAATCTGGCCGCTGGCCTATCTGCGCTGGGAGGTGCAGTTATTGCATGACATGGGCTATGCGCTGGCGCTTGAGGCATGTGCGGTAACGGGCCAGCGTGATGATCTGATCTATGTTTCCCCTAAAAGCGGTCGGGCGGTCTCTGCCAAGGGCGCGGGCGATTGGGCGGACCGTCTGTTGCCGCTGCCGCCCATTTTGCGCGGAATCGGCGGTGGTCCGGATGCTGAAATCGCACAGGCGTTCATCACGACGGGGTATTTTCTGACCGAACATCTGGCACGGGACTTGGGCGGCAAGCCTCTGCCCGAAGCGCGGGCGCGTTTTGTCGAAACCTTCAGCCGTCGGCTTTGA
- a CDS encoding META domain-containing protein, giving the protein MKTSAAIAVALLAVNGCTRDETAAAYGGADKVWRVVEIDDIPFASRATLTFPAPGQIAGDAPCNSYSAAITVPYPWFDAGPIVATKKRCADASHEARFLEALANMSLSEILRDTMILSTPEGRSIIFKADG; this is encoded by the coding sequence GTGAAGACATCAGCCGCCATCGCGGTCGCCCTTCTGGCCGTTAATGGCTGCACCAGAGATGAAACCGCAGCGGCCTATGGTGGTGCGGATAAGGTCTGGCGCGTGGTTGAAATCGACGACATCCCCTTTGCCAGCCGCGCCACTTTGACATTCCCGGCACCGGGGCAGATTGCCGGTGATGCGCCCTGCAACAGCTACAGCGCAGCGATCACCGTGCCCTACCCCTGGTTTGATGCCGGCCCGATTGTGGCGACAAAGAAACGATGCGCGGATGCAAGCCATGAGGCACGTTTCCTCGAAGCGCTTGCAAACATGAGTCTGTCGGAAATCCTGCGTGACACGATGATCCTGTCCACGCCCGAAGGACGCAGCATCATTTTCAAAGCCGACGGCTGA
- a CDS encoding TetR/AcrR family transcriptional regulator, whose translation MKHQRLNKQSWVDRGLAALVLKGPTALAAEPLARDLGTTKGSFYWHFKDVPDFQSAVVKHWQGQAFAKMLAALEDDGSAEQRLRRFGKEILADSHDPAMRAWARSDKSVAKAISQVDTERLTYLSNLLRHLGIKNDDFAQSLLAALIGLPAVTNKTAAAKSFETMVDLVLALK comes from the coding sequence ATGAAACATCAGCGACTGAACAAACAATCATGGGTGGACAGGGGCCTTGCGGCACTGGTGCTCAAAGGTCCGACCGCGCTGGCCGCGGAACCACTGGCACGTGATCTTGGCACGACGAAGGGCTCGTTTTACTGGCATTTCAAGGATGTACCGGACTTCCAATCAGCGGTGGTGAAACACTGGCAGGGGCAGGCCTTTGCCAAGATGCTCGCGGCCCTCGAAGACGACGGCAGTGCCGAGCAGCGGTTGCGGCGGTTCGGCAAGGAAATCCTCGCTGATTCGCATGATCCGGCCATGCGCGCATGGGCACGCTCCGACAAATCCGTCGCAAAGGCAATTTCTCAGGTGGATACAGAACGCCTGACCTATCTGAGCAACCTGCTGCGCCATCTGGGCATCAAGAACGATGACTTTGCGCAAAGCCTGCTCGCCGCGCTCATCGGCCTGCCTGCCGTGACCAACAAAACAGCCGCCGCCAAATCCTTTGAGACGATGGTTGATCTGGTGCTGGCACTCAAGTGA
- a CDS encoding acyl-CoA dehydrogenase family protein, giving the protein MAHDGQDPSFHVTVLLDDLLELTAAAVPPVEALLETAKARVKAKVSENGRVSGALIEQHQTAAHGLAWLATYAQSLKQMQKWAETLSAEGNFGETEQLLHQIAFGEYLWQIYGGIQMNQGEIVRLQDLGLDQSEMRGLMEPAVMTLTQSGNTQAARTRLAELMQEHSANTTVGACGLDEELEMIRDQFRRYAVEKVEPFAHEWHLKDELIPMEVIDELAEMGVFGLTIPEEYGGFGLSKASMCVVSEELSRGYIGVGSLGTRSEIAAELIIAGGTQEQKEKWLPRLASAETLPTAVFTEPNTGSDLGSLRTRAVKDGENYTITGNKTWITHATRTNVMTLLARTDPDTTDYRGLSMFLAEKTPGDDENPFPTDGMTGGEIEVLGYRGMKEYELAFDNFEVKGENLLGGEEGKGFKQLMETFESARIQTAARAVGVAQSALDIAMQYAQERKQFGKSLIEFPRVSGKLAMMAVEIMIARQLTYFSAFEKDEGRRCDVEAGMAKLLGARVAWAAADNGLQIHGGNGFALEYKISRVLCDARILNIFEGAAEIQAQVIARRILG; this is encoded by the coding sequence ATGGCCCATGACGGACAAGACCCCTCATTTCATGTGACAGTGCTGCTGGATGACCTGCTTGAACTGACGGCAGCGGCTGTGCCGCCGGTTGAAGCGCTGCTGGAGACAGCCAAAGCGCGGGTCAAAGCCAAGGTGAGCGAGAATGGCCGCGTCTCTGGCGCGTTGATTGAACAGCATCAAACGGCTGCTCATGGTCTGGCCTGGCTTGCAACCTATGCGCAATCGCTCAAGCAGATGCAAAAATGGGCGGAGACACTGAGCGCCGAAGGCAACTTCGGAGAGACCGAACAATTGCTGCACCAGATCGCCTTTGGTGAATACCTCTGGCAAATCTATGGCGGCATTCAGATGAATCAGGGTGAGATCGTGCGGCTGCAGGATCTCGGGCTTGATCAATCTGAGATGCGCGGTCTGATGGAACCTGCGGTGATGACCCTCACGCAGTCAGGCAACACGCAGGCAGCGCGCACGCGGCTTGCCGAACTGATGCAGGAGCACTCCGCAAATACAACGGTCGGCGCCTGTGGTCTTGACGAAGAACTGGAAATGATCCGCGATCAGTTCCGCCGCTACGCTGTCGAGAAGGTAGAGCCCTTTGCTCACGAATGGCATCTCAAGGATGAGTTGATCCCGATGGAGGTGATTGACGAGTTGGCCGAGATGGGCGTTTTCGGCCTGACCATCCCCGAGGAATACGGTGGCTTCGGTCTGTCCAAAGCGTCCATGTGCGTGGTGTCAGAGGAGTTGTCGCGCGGCTATATCGGCGTGGGATCGCTCGGTACTCGGTCGGAGATTGCGGCCGAACTCATCATCGCCGGCGGTACGCAGGAGCAGAAAGAGAAATGGCTGCCCCGCCTTGCCTCCGCCGAAACACTGCCGACGGCGGTCTTCACAGAACCGAACACCGGATCGGATCTGGGCAGCTTGCGCACACGCGCGGTGAAAGATGGCGAGAATTACACCATCACCGGGAATAAAACCTGGATCACCCATGCGACCCGCACAAACGTCATGACGCTGCTGGCCCGCACAGACCCCGACACGACCGATTATCGCGGGCTGTCGATGTTTCTGGCGGAAAAAACCCCCGGTGACGATGAGAACCCCTTTCCCACCGATGGCATGACCGGCGGCGAGATCGAGGTGCTGGGCTATCGCGGGATGAAGGAATACGAACTCGCCTTCGACAACTTCGAGGTGAAGGGCGAAAATCTTTTGGGCGGCGAAGAAGGCAAGGGCTTCAAGCAACTGATGGAGACGTTCGAATCTGCGCGCATCCAGACCGCTGCCCGCGCCGTTGGCGTCGCGCAATCGGCCTTGGATATTGCCATGCAATATGCGCAGGAACGCAAGCAATTCGGCAAATCGCTGATCGAGTTCCCGCGCGTATCGGGCAAGCTCGCCATGATGGCCGTTGAAATCATGATCGCCCGTCAGCTGACCTATTTTTCAGCCTTTGAAAAAGATGAAGGGCGGCGCTGTGATGTGGAAGCCGGGATGGCAAAGCTGCTGGGTGCGCGGGTCGCATGGGCGGCAGCGGACAACGGCCTTCAAATCCACGGCGGCAATGGTTTCGCGCTCGAATATAAGATCAGCCGCGTGCTCTGCGATGCCCGTATCCTGAACATTTTCGAGGGTGCCGCAGAAATTCAGGCGCAGGTTATCGCGCGCCGCATCCTCGGCTAG
- a CDS encoding helix-turn-helix domain-containing protein encodes MSHPVDAHVGRKLKQIRTMRRLSQTDVARELNLSFQQIQKYEIGSNRIAASRLYELSRIFDVPTSYFFEGLDAATKTTCERDPSMEIVTALANIRDDSVKSRIVTFIEDVSGVTVARQG; translated from the coding sequence ATGTCTCATCCAGTTGATGCTCACGTTGGTCGCAAGCTTAAGCAGATCAGAACCATGCGCCGTTTGTCCCAGACAGATGTTGCCCGGGAACTGAATTTGTCTTTTCAACAAATTCAGAAATACGAGATCGGGTCCAACCGAATTGCGGCAAGCCGGCTTTATGAATTGTCACGCATCTTCGACGTTCCGACCTCTTATTTCTTTGAGGGTCTCGACGCCGCAACCAAAACAACATGCGAACGCGATCCAAGCATGGAAATCGTGACCGCACTTGCAAACATCCGGGATGACAGCGTGAAATCGCGGATCGTGACCTTTATCGAAGATGTATCCGGCGTGACAGTGGCGCGCCAAGGTTAA
- a CDS encoding LysR family transcriptional regulator — MNRIMDIDQNASQVRKPPDSHALLHEMIRSFTTLARTLNLSHAVKELGSTRQTLRRHIALLEESKGVELFTVKDRQYHLTEAGRRALPEAEEVLARGDAWLSGQSDVINGLQYLRHVEPDGWCHFQQQKPISEVFTSTGTILEEVMCAWAQARGELEHEAFQAVRPYCTVSRRHEGNWLFTEVGDQSSFVTWFGWKRARSSIGSALGQMPGGDGFGRLVNYAYEEIEATRSVRLDHVFTLMPKGDEGVMMPICYERMLLGARYPDDSFAMITVVRRTYDVHINGVTHEMLRQMPEDMVM; from the coding sequence ATGAACCGTATTATGGACATAGATCAGAACGCCAGTCAGGTGAGAAAGCCGCCTGATAGCCATGCGCTTTTGCATGAGATGATCCGGTCATTTACGACACTTGCGCGGACGTTGAACCTTAGTCATGCGGTTAAGGAACTGGGCAGCACCCGGCAGACACTTCGTCGTCACATCGCGCTTTTGGAAGAGTCCAAAGGCGTTGAATTGTTTACAGTAAAAGACCGCCAGTATCATTTGACGGAGGCAGGTCGACGCGCTTTGCCTGAGGCGGAAGAGGTGCTGGCGCGGGGTGATGCGTGGCTTTCCGGACAGTCCGATGTGATCAACGGTTTGCAGTATTTGCGACATGTCGAGCCTGATGGCTGGTGTCATTTCCAGCAGCAAAAACCGATCAGTGAGGTGTTCACGTCCACCGGAACGATTCTCGAAGAGGTCATGTGTGCATGGGCGCAAGCGCGGGGTGAGTTGGAGCATGAAGCGTTTCAGGCTGTGCGGCCCTATTGTACGGTTTCGCGGCGCCACGAAGGAAACTGGTTGTTCACCGAAGTCGGGGACCAGAGTTCGTTTGTGACGTGGTTTGGCTGGAAAAGGGCGCGGTCCAGTATCGGCAGCGCCCTGGGGCAAATGCCGGGCGGTGACGGTTTTGGCCGGCTGGTCAACTATGCCTATGAAGAAATCGAGGCGACTCGCTCTGTGCGGCTCGACCACGTCTTCACCCTCATGCCGAAGGGCGATGAAGGTGTCATGATGCCTATCTGTTATGAGCGGATGCTGTTGGGAGCGAGATATCCCGATGACAGTTTTGCCATGATAACAGTCGTTAGGCGAACCTATGATGTGCATATTAATGGAGTGACCCACGAAATGCTGCGTCAGATGCCGGAGGACATGGTGATGTAG